One genomic segment of Ancylobacter sp. IITR112 includes these proteins:
- the fhuB gene encoding Fe(3+)-hydroxamate ABC transporter permease FhuB, which produces MADLALSRPASLRPVPFGLALGLFALALFALVLLRQPEIPGAGADLRHLLFWHSLIPRAATALLAGAALGLSGALLQRVLRNPLADPSTLGIAAGAQLALTLALAFAPALLAFSREGTALAGGLAAATLVLGLSWRRGFEPVTVVVAGMTLSLMAGALSAALILARGEYVFSLFIWGAGSLHQQNWQPAALIGTRLALGAAAAALLLRPLGLLALDDEAALSLGMAVAAMRLAVITLAVWLAASVVSQVGVIGFVGLAAPAFARLAGARRPGEMLVAAPLIGALLLWITDSLVQLTAGDGSDLIPTGAAVGLLGGPLLLWLLPRLRSAAPVLAPAAPSRRLHRPGLALAGLAVAVGLAALLALVAGRDLDGWSLATGPLLAELLPFRAPRVLAGAAAGGLLGAAGAIMQRLTGNPLAGPEVLGISAGAGVGLAVALLLAPAAGPGLLLASSAAGALVALLLVLAIAAVTGFGAEKLLLAGIALGCMGLAILSAFFAAGGPGSFLLLAWLAGTTDRVDMMQAGILAACALVLLLPVALAGRWLNLLPLGRGVSAALGLPVTMSQFLLTLLAAAMTGVAAFFVGPLSLVGLIGPHLARQSGFSRGVAFIYASALIGALVLLVADWLARMVAFPYQLPTGLLAALVGGPYLIWLLQRGGRHG; this is translated from the coding sequence TTGGCTGATCTCGCCCTTTCCCGCCCCGCCAGCCTGCGGCCGGTGCCCTTCGGCCTCGCCCTTGGCCTGTTCGCCCTCGCCCTGTTCGCGCTGGTGCTGCTGCGCCAGCCGGAAATCCCCGGCGCCGGGGCGGATCTGCGCCACCTGCTGTTCTGGCACAGCCTGATACCGCGCGCGGCCACCGCGCTGCTGGCGGGCGCGGCGCTGGGTCTTTCCGGCGCCCTGCTGCAGCGCGTGCTGCGCAACCCCCTCGCCGACCCCTCGACACTCGGCATTGCCGCCGGGGCGCAGCTGGCGCTGACGCTGGCGCTCGCCTTCGCACCGGCGCTGCTCGCCTTCTCGCGCGAGGGCACCGCCCTAGCCGGCGGGCTGGCGGCGGCGACGCTGGTGCTGGGGCTTAGCTGGCGGCGCGGCTTCGAGCCGGTCACCGTCGTCGTCGCCGGCATGACGCTGTCGCTGATGGCGGGCGCGCTCAGCGCGGCACTCATTCTCGCGCGCGGCGAATATGTGTTCTCGCTGTTCATCTGGGGCGCCGGCTCACTGCACCAGCAGAACTGGCAGCCGGCGGCGCTGATCGGCACGAGGCTGGCGCTGGGCGCGGCGGCGGCCGCCCTGCTGCTGCGGCCGCTCGGCCTGCTGGCGCTGGATGACGAGGCGGCGCTCAGCCTCGGCATGGCGGTCGCGGCCATGCGCCTCGCGGTCATCACGCTCGCCGTGTGGCTGGCGGCCAGCGTGGTGTCGCAGGTCGGCGTGATCGGCTTTGTCGGCCTCGCCGCCCCCGCCTTCGCCCGCCTCGCCGGCGCGCGCCGGCCGGGCGAGATGCTCGTCGCCGCCCCGCTGATCGGCGCGCTTCTGCTGTGGATCACCGATTCGCTCGTCCAGCTAACCGCTGGGGACGGCAGCGATCTCATTCCCACCGGCGCGGCGGTCGGCCTGCTCGGCGGGCCGCTGCTGCTGTGGCTGCTGCCGCGCCTGCGCAGCGCCGCGCCGGTCCTGGCGCCGGCCGCCCCGTCCCGCCGACTGCACCGCCCGGGCCTCGCCCTTGCCGGCCTGGCCGTGGCGGTGGGGCTGGCGGCGCTTCTCGCCCTTGTCGCCGGGCGCGATCTCGACGGCTGGAGCCTCGCTACAGGCCCGCTGCTGGCCGAGCTTCTGCCGTTCCGGGCGCCGCGCGTGCTGGCCGGCGCGGCCGCGGGCGGGCTGCTCGGCGCCGCCGGGGCGATCATGCAGCGGCTCACCGGCAACCCGCTGGCCGGGCCGGAAGTGCTCGGCATCAGCGCCGGGGCCGGCGTCGGGCTCGCGGTGGCGCTGCTGCTGGCGCCAGCGGCCGGGCCGGGCCTGCTGCTCGCATCCAGCGCCGCGGGGGCGCTGGTCGCGCTGCTGCTGGTGCTGGCCATCGCCGCCGTCACTGGCTTCGGCGCGGAAAAGCTGCTGCTCGCCGGCATCGCGCTCGGTTGCATGGGGCTCGCCATTCTCTCCGCATTCTTCGCCGCCGGCGGACCGGGCAGCTTCCTGCTGCTGGCCTGGCTGGCCGGCACCACCGACCGGGTGGACATGATGCAGGCCGGCATCCTCGCCGCCTGCGCGCTGGTGCTGCTGCTCCCCGTCGCCCTCGCCGGCCGCTGGCTGAACCTTCTCCCGCTCGGGCGCGGGGTCAGCGCCGCGCTCGGCCTGCCGGTGACGATGAGCCAGTTCCTGCTCACCCTGCTGGCGGCGGCGATGACCGGGGTGGCGGCCTTCTTCGTCGGTCCGCTCAGCCTGGTCGGGCTGATCGGGCCGCATCTCGCGCGCCAGAGCGGCTTTTCGCGCGGCGTCGCCTTCATCTACGCCTCGGCGCTGATCGGTGCGCTGGTGCTGCTGGTGGCCGATTGGCTCGCCCGCATGGTCGCCTTTCCCTATCAGCTCCCCACCGGCCTGCTCGCCGCGCTGGTCGGCGGCCCGTATCTGATCTGGCTGCTGCAGAGAGGAGGCCGGCATGGCTGA
- a CDS encoding ABC transporter substrate-binding protein, with translation MSAATTLSRRALIGGGLAALVQPGAPARAEGLRAAAIDWALLETLLGMGLTPVAATELVLFRQVAVEPPVPASVVDIGLRGALNYEALRLTRPSVIFSSNFYAGMESQLARIAPVETISIYRTGRPPYDEAEAAATRIGALTGKEEAARSLIASVAGEIAACRHRLAGETGRPLLVLNLGDARHFRVFGADSLFGEVLARLGFANAWGERTFYSASAPIGIEALARFPEAFLVVLRPVPPDAARVLGTSALWNALPQIRARRLAVLASVDPFGGLPTAARFARLLTGALLNPDSGARAGELAGKAGGDIG, from the coding sequence GTGAGCGCAGCGACGACCCTCTCCCGCCGCGCCCTGATCGGCGGCGGGCTCGCCGCGCTGGTGCAGCCCGGCGCGCCGGCCCGGGCGGAAGGGCTGCGCGCCGCGGCCATTGACTGGGCGCTGCTGGAGACGCTGCTCGGCATGGGGCTCACCCCGGTGGCGGCGACCGAGCTCGTGCTGTTCCGCCAGGTGGCGGTGGAGCCGCCCGTGCCGGCCTCGGTGGTCGATATCGGCCTGCGCGGCGCGCTCAATTACGAGGCGTTGCGCCTCACCCGGCCGAGCGTGATCTTCTCCTCGAATTTCTACGCCGGCATGGAATCCCAGCTCGCCCGCATCGCCCCGGTGGAGACGATCTCGATCTACCGCACCGGCCGGCCGCCTTATGACGAGGCGGAAGCGGCGGCGACGCGAATCGGCGCCCTCACCGGCAAGGAAGAAGCGGCGCGATCGCTGATCGCCTCCGTGGCCGGCGAGATCGCGGCGTGCCGGCACCGCCTCGCCGGCGAAACCGGGCGGCCGCTGCTGGTGCTCAATCTCGGCGATGCCCGGCATTTCCGCGTCTTCGGCGCCGACAGCCTGTTCGGCGAGGTGCTTGCCCGGCTCGGCTTCGCCAATGCCTGGGGCGAGCGGACCTTCTATTCCGCCTCGGCCCCCATCGGCATCGAGGCGCTGGCGCGCTTCCCCGAGGCCTTCCTCGTCGTCCTGCGGCCCGTGCCGCCGGATGCCGCGCGCGTGCTGGGCACCAGCGCGCTGTGGAACGCGCTGCCGCAGATCCGCGCCCGACGGCTCGCCGTGCTCGCCAGTGTCGATCCGTTCGGCGGCCTGCCCACCGCCGCCCGCTTCGCCCGGCTGCTCACCGGCGCGCTGCTGAACCCGGACAGCGGCGCGCGGGCGGGCGAACTGGCGGGCAAGGCGGGAGGCGACATTGGCTGA
- a CDS encoding TonB-dependent siderophore receptor, with protein MMRERLGLSTMSLLMGSAAILVSASVARAQQSAAPIELERIDVEGQRTDDTQGYVARSTTAGTKTDTPLVEVPQSISVVTRDQMDARAVQNVGQALDYTAGVVSQPFGTDPRFDSPIIRGFSADNSMYLNGLKLMREAGTPALDPYGMERIDVVRGPASVLYGQGNPGGLLDFISKRPTFTNFGEVQVEAGSFDRYVGRFDIGGVLPDNADISYRFTGLARDSDTQTDYIDDNRLFFAPALTWQPTTDTSLTVLANIQYDQSGTPVGLPVQYTVDADGGLRLPRSRFLGDPDYDNSNRTFGSVGYEFKHRFNDTWEFRQNARYAVLAWDYNSLYYSSLSSTNPLVANRGSSENSESQQTFTIDSQMHGRFETGALAHEVLIGLDYRRYTESNVTEFGTASPINVLFPIYNQPVSGAAWYTADVNGTISQTGIYAQDQIKLQNWLLTVGLRHDWATTDSTSLTNFGDTAQDQDDSAFTGRVGLTYLFDNGIAPYFNYSTSFEPVIGNMPTQLGGAAFQPMEGKQVEIGVKYQPVGWNGFFTVAAYDITQSNVLSTQFIDGVSYETQIGEVRVKGFEFTAVAGLAEGLNLIANYTYMNAEITEGEYAGNRPANVPENMANLWLDYTIPSGQWAGFGFGGGVRFVGDRYALDDNSIFLSSNTLFDLALHYEKGPFKAQLNVNNIADETYVASCGFFGCYYGDGRTVIGTLSYKW; from the coding sequence ATGATGCGCGAACGGCTGGGCCTCTCAACGATGTCGCTGCTGATGGGCAGCGCGGCGATCCTTGTCTCGGCCTCGGTCGCGCGGGCCCAGCAAAGCGCGGCGCCCATCGAGCTCGAGCGGATTGATGTCGAGGGTCAGCGAACCGACGACACGCAGGGCTATGTCGCCCGCTCCACCACCGCCGGCACCAAGACCGACACGCCGCTGGTCGAGGTGCCGCAGTCGATCTCCGTCGTCACCCGCGACCAGATGGATGCGCGGGCGGTGCAGAATGTCGGCCAGGCGCTCGACTACACCGCCGGCGTCGTCTCCCAGCCCTTCGGCACCGATCCGCGCTTCGATTCGCCGATCATTCGCGGCTTCTCCGCCGACAACAGCATGTATCTCAACGGGCTCAAGCTGATGCGCGAGGCCGGCACCCCCGCCCTCGACCCCTATGGCATGGAGCGCATCGACGTGGTGCGCGGACCGGCCTCGGTGCTCTACGGCCAGGGCAATCCCGGCGGCCTGCTCGACTTCATTTCCAAACGCCCCACCTTCACCAATTTCGGCGAGGTGCAGGTGGAAGCCGGCAGCTTCGACCGCTATGTCGGCCGCTTCGACATTGGCGGCGTGCTGCCCGACAATGCCGACATCTCCTACCGCTTCACCGGCCTCGCCCGCGACAGCGACACCCAGACCGACTATATCGACGACAACCGGCTGTTCTTCGCCCCGGCGCTGACCTGGCAACCGACGACCGACACCTCGCTGACCGTGCTGGCCAACATTCAGTACGACCAGTCCGGCACCCCGGTCGGCTTGCCGGTTCAGTACACGGTAGACGCCGATGGCGGCCTGCGCCTGCCCCGCAGCCGGTTTCTCGGCGACCCTGATTACGACAATTCCAATCGCACCTTCGGCAGCGTCGGCTACGAGTTCAAGCACCGCTTCAACGATACGTGGGAGTTCCGGCAGAACGCCCGCTACGCCGTGCTCGCCTGGGATTATAACAGCCTCTATTACAGCTCGCTGAGTTCGACCAATCCGCTCGTCGCCAATCGCGGCTCCTCGGAGAATTCCGAATCGCAGCAGACCTTCACCATCGACAGCCAGATGCATGGCCGCTTCGAAACGGGCGCCCTCGCCCATGAGGTGCTGATCGGCCTCGACTACCGCCGCTACACCGAATCCAACGTCACCGAATTCGGCACCGCCTCGCCGATCAACGTCCTCTTCCCCATCTACAACCAGCCGGTCAGCGGCGCGGCCTGGTACACGGCCGATGTCAACGGCACCATCTCCCAGACCGGCATCTATGCGCAGGACCAGATCAAGCTGCAGAACTGGCTGCTCACCGTTGGCCTGCGGCATGACTGGGCGACCACCGATTCCACCAGCCTGACCAATTTCGGCGACACCGCGCAGGACCAGGACGACAGCGCCTTCACCGGTCGCGTCGGTCTCACCTATCTGTTCGACAACGGCATCGCCCCCTATTTCAACTATTCCACCTCCTTCGAGCCGGTCATCGGCAACATGCCGACCCAGCTCGGCGGCGCCGCCTTCCAGCCCATGGAGGGCAAGCAGGTCGAAATCGGCGTGAAGTACCAGCCAGTGGGCTGGAACGGCTTCTTCACCGTCGCGGCCTATGACATCACCCAGTCCAACGTGCTCTCCACCCAGTTCATCGACGGCGTCAGCTATGAGACGCAGATCGGCGAGGTGCGGGTGAAGGGCTTCGAGTTCACCGCCGTGGCGGGGCTGGCGGAAGGGCTGAACCTGATCGCCAACTACACCTACATGAATGCAGAGATCACCGAGGGCGAATATGCCGGCAACCGGCCGGCCAATGTGCCGGAGAACATGGCCAATCTCTGGCTCGACTACACCATCCCCTCGGGCCAGTGGGCCGGCTTCGGCTTTGGCGGCGGCGTGCGCTTCGTCGGCGACCGCTACGCGCTCGACGACAACAGCATCTTCCTGTCCTCCAACACGCTGTTCGACCTGGCGCTGCATTACGAGAAGGGCCCGTTCAAGGCCCAGCTCAACGTCAACAACATCGCGGACGAAACCTATGTCGCCAGCTGCGGCTTCTTCGGCTGCTACTATGGCGACGGGCGCACCGTGATCGGAACCTTGTCCTACAAATGGTAG
- a CDS encoding helix-turn-helix domain-containing protein, whose amino-acid sequence MTFQPRMTSRVEGITLLDDLRWRSWNGIIADVWHVACAAGAGGHYVSRDARLFVVLEREGGRSDVQLSADGRRRRVPRAPHRMSFVPAGMQVWSHVDESVRVRHLDLHFHAPTLSERLGEDLDDERLTTPRLDFLDERLFTLAQLIAEECTAPQPRHDLYGDGLTLALFIDLLRLGRAAPEAAGKGAALSPRQLRRVTEFIEANCARNIRLQELAELTGLSQSYFSHAFKAATGVPPYQWHLKARLRKVQALLAGSDLALTEIASATGFTDQAHLTRSFRRLIGATPAAWRRAQGR is encoded by the coding sequence ATGACCTTTCAACCCCGCATGACCTCCAGGGTAGAGGGCATCACCCTCCTCGATGATCTGCGCTGGCGTAGCTGGAACGGGATCATCGCCGATGTCTGGCATGTCGCCTGCGCGGCCGGGGCGGGCGGGCACTATGTTTCGCGCGACGCCCGGCTGTTCGTGGTGCTGGAGCGCGAGGGCGGGCGCTCGGATGTGCAGCTTTCCGCCGACGGGCGGCGGCGCCGGGTGCCGCGCGCGCCGCACCGCATGAGCTTCGTGCCGGCCGGGATGCAGGTGTGGTCGCATGTCGACGAGTCGGTGCGGGTGCGCCATCTCGACCTCCACTTCCACGCGCCGACACTGAGCGAGCGCCTGGGCGAGGACCTTGACGATGAGCGGCTGACGACGCCGCGGCTCGATTTTCTCGACGAGCGGCTGTTCACCCTGGCGCAGCTTATCGCCGAGGAGTGCACCGCGCCGCAGCCGCGCCACGACCTCTATGGCGACGGGCTGACGCTGGCGCTGTTCATCGACCTGCTGCGGCTCGGCCGGGCGGCGCCGGAGGCGGCGGGCAAGGGTGCCGCGCTTTCGCCGCGCCAACTCCGGCGGGTGACGGAATTCATCGAGGCCAATTGCGCGCGCAATATCCGCCTGCAGGAACTGGCGGAGCTGACCGGCCTGTCGCAATCCTATTTCAGCCACGCCTTCAAGGCGGCGACCGGGGTGCCGCCCTATCAGTGGCACCTCAAGGCGCGGCTGCGCAAAGTGCAGGCGCTACTCGCCGGCTCCGACCTGGCGCTGACCGAGATCGCGTCCGCCACCGGCTTTACCGATCAGGCGCACCTCACCCGCAGCTTCCGCCGGCTTATCGGAGCTACCCCGGCGGCATGGCGCCGCGCGCAGGGGCGCTGA
- a CDS encoding aspartate/glutamate racemase family protein: protein MQNEFPSPRRIGMLTPSSNTVLEPYTARMLEPLFPEVTAHFARFRVTRIALDDSASNQFRQEPILAAAELLADARTDIIAWNGTSASWLGFETDARLCAAIEARTGVKATSCILGLNRLIAERDIRRLGIVTPYTGDVGARIAANYATLGVEVVAGAHGGLSDNFSFADIDEDRIGRMCTDVAGAAPDAIAIVCTNMRGALVGAQVERALGIPIIDSVSATLWGCLRALEIPTAPLAGFGALFAPAAL from the coding sequence ATGCAGAACGAATTCCCCTCCCCCCGGCGGATCGGCATGCTGACGCCGTCCTCCAACACCGTGCTGGAGCCCTATACGGCGCGGATGCTGGAACCGCTTTTCCCCGAGGTGACGGCGCATTTCGCCCGCTTCCGGGTGACGCGGATCGCGCTCGACGACAGCGCCTCCAACCAGTTCCGCCAGGAGCCGATCCTGGCGGCGGCGGAGCTGCTCGCCGACGCCCGCACCGACATCATCGCCTGGAACGGCACCTCCGCGAGCTGGCTCGGCTTCGAGACCGATGCGCGGCTCTGCGCGGCGATCGAGGCGCGAACGGGGGTGAAGGCGACAAGCTGCATTCTCGGCCTCAACCGGCTCATCGCCGAGCGCGACATCCGCCGCCTTGGAATCGTCACGCCCTATACGGGCGATGTCGGCGCGCGCATCGCCGCCAACTACGCCACGCTCGGCGTCGAGGTGGTGGCCGGCGCCCATGGCGGCCTGTCCGACAATTTCTCCTTCGCCGACATTGACGAGGATCGCATCGGCCGGATGTGCACTGACGTCGCCGGCGCGGCGCCGGACGCCATTGCCATCGTCTGCACCAATATGCGCGGCGCGCTGGTGGGGGCGCAGGTGGAACGCGCGCTGGGCATTCCCATCATTGATTCCGTCAGCGCGACCTTGTGGGGCTGCCTGCGAGCGCTGGAGATACCCACCGCCCCGCTCGCCGGCTTCGGCGCGCTCTTCGCGCCCGCCGCGCTGTGA
- a CDS encoding gamma-glutamyltransferase family protein, whose amino-acid sequence MITTQRTDFFGPSRPTLFARDAAIATSHPLATAAGLEVLQAGGNAIDAALAAVAAQCVVEPAMTGIGGDCFALYAPKGQPTVALNGSGRAPMAASVAALKAAGLTTEIPRTSPHAVTVPGAISAWTRLHADYASLPLERLFARAIDYAENGYPIAQRVAFDWADDAPLLAQDANASAFFLKDGKPLVAGDRHAQPLLGQRLRDIAAHGAAAFYEGATAQSMVRYLNSLGGLHTVEDFAAMKEGAFYTTPIATEYRGYTVEECPPNGQGLAALMLLNILREFDLGEGLSLADRVHLHAEAGKLAYFNRDALLADPSAMTVPVEELLSRETARRLAARIDMGRALPPALWDEPEHKDTVYISVIDRDGNMVSFINSLFHGYGSTRIDPETGVLLHSRGASFRLIEDHPNAIAGGKRPMHTIIPGLLRREGEAVGVFGVMGGQYQASGQAALLSGLFDRGLDVQMAVDAPRSFAHDGVLEIEPTWPESLRAELEARGHTVTSAIEPFGGAQIILRDPASGFLLAGSDPRKDGCALGF is encoded by the coding sequence GTGATCACAACCCAGCGCACCGATTTCTTCGGCCCCTCCCGCCCCACCCTGTTCGCCCGCGACGCGGCGATCGCCACCTCCCACCCGCTGGCCACGGCGGCGGGGCTTGAGGTGCTGCAGGCCGGCGGCAACGCCATCGACGCGGCTTTGGCGGCGGTGGCGGCGCAATGCGTGGTGGAGCCGGCGATGACCGGCATTGGCGGCGACTGCTTCGCGCTCTACGCGCCCAAGGGCCAACCGACCGTGGCGCTGAACGGCAGCGGGCGCGCGCCGATGGCGGCGAGCGTCGCGGCGCTGAAGGCCGCCGGCCTCACCACCGAGATTCCCCGCACCAGCCCGCACGCCGTCACTGTTCCGGGCGCGATTTCCGCCTGGACGCGGCTGCACGCGGACTATGCCAGCCTGCCGCTTGAGCGGCTGTTCGCCCGCGCCATCGACTATGCCGAGAACGGCTACCCCATCGCCCAGCGCGTCGCCTTCGACTGGGCCGACGACGCCCCGCTGCTGGCGCAGGATGCGAACGCCAGCGCCTTCTTCCTCAAGGACGGCAAGCCGCTGGTGGCCGGCGACCGCCATGCCCAGCCGCTCCTCGGCCAGCGCCTGCGCGACATCGCTGCCCATGGCGCGGCCGCCTTCTATGAGGGCGCAACCGCGCAATCAATGGTGCGCTATCTCAACAGCCTCGGCGGGCTGCACACGGTGGAGGACTTCGCGGCGATGAAGGAGGGCGCTTTCTACACCACGCCGATCGCGACCGAGTATCGCGGCTACACCGTGGAAGAGTGCCCGCCCAATGGCCAAGGCCTCGCGGCGCTGATGCTGCTCAACATCCTGCGCGAATTCGATCTCGGCGAGGGTCTGTCGCTGGCCGACCGGGTGCATCTCCATGCCGAGGCCGGCAAGCTCGCTTACTTCAACCGCGACGCGCTGCTCGCTGATCCCTCGGCGATGACGGTGCCGGTGGAAGAGCTGCTCTCGCGCGAGACCGCCCGCCGCCTCGCCGCCCGCATCGACATGGGCCGCGCTTTGCCGCCGGCGCTGTGGGACGAGCCGGAGCACAAGGACACGGTCTATATCAGCGTGATCGACCGCGACGGCAACATGGTGTCGTTCATCAATTCGCTGTTCCACGGCTATGGCTCGACCCGCATCGACCCGGAAACCGGCGTGCTGCTGCATTCGCGCGGCGCCTCCTTCCGGCTGATCGAGGACCATCCCAACGCCATCGCCGGTGGTAAGCGGCCGATGCACACCATCATCCCCGGCCTGCTGCGCAGGGAGGGCGAAGCCGTCGGCGTATTCGGCGTGATGGGCGGGCAGTACCAGGCTTCCGGCCAGGCGGCGCTGCTTTCCGGCCTGTTCGACCGCGGCCTCGACGTGCAGATGGCGGTGGACGCGCCACGCTCCTTCGCCCATGACGGCGTGCTGGAAATCGAGCCGACCTGGCCCGAAAGCCTGCGAGCGGAACTGGAGGCACGCGGCCACACCGTCACCTCCGCCATCGAGCCGTTCGGCGGAGCGCAGATCATCCTGCGCGATCCCGCCAGCGGCTTCCTGCTCGCCGGCTCCGACCCGCGCAAGGATGGCTGCGCACTGGGCTTCTGA
- a CDS encoding amidohydrolase, whose translation MNALLPARAPAFTPPPGACDCHMHIYGPAETYPPAPASPFPPVAGGDIAAYLKVRATLGLTRAVVVQPSVYGFDNRATLDAMAILGEDARGVAVVPPDVSDAELERLTGLGIRGIRFFMIGGGALGWEDLETLAAKTAAFGWHVQMQMDGRLLHEEAGRLARLPGRLVIDHNGKFLEPVGLDHPGFKALQRLLDSGRTYVKTSGVYETSRVGAPGYDDVAALARALIAHAPERCLFATNWPHPSKPGNPPDDAALVDLFRDWCGSEALAAKIMTDNAAALYGFPAVPPEQERLP comes from the coding sequence ATGAACGCGCTGCTGCCGGCACGGGCACCGGCCTTCACGCCGCCGCCGGGCGCGTGCGACTGCCACATGCACATTTACGGCCCGGCGGAGACCTATCCGCCGGCACCCGCCTCGCCCTTCCCGCCGGTCGCGGGGGGCGATATCGCCGCCTATCTCAAGGTGCGCGCCACGCTCGGCCTCACGCGCGCTGTGGTTGTGCAGCCCTCGGTCTATGGCTTCGACAACCGCGCCACCTTGGACGCGATGGCGATCCTCGGGGAAGACGCGCGCGGCGTCGCCGTCGTGCCCCCCGACGTGAGCGACGCGGAGCTGGAGCGACTTACCGGCCTCGGCATACGCGGCATCCGCTTCTTCATGATCGGCGGCGGCGCGCTCGGCTGGGAGGATCTGGAAACGCTGGCCGCCAAGACCGCCGCCTTTGGCTGGCATGTGCAGATGCAGATGGACGGGCGGCTTCTGCACGAGGAAGCCGGGCGCCTCGCCCGCCTGCCCGGCCGGCTGGTGATCGACCATAATGGCAAGTTCTTGGAGCCCGTCGGGCTCGATCATCCCGGTTTCAAGGCGCTGCAGCGCCTCCTCGACAGCGGCCGCACCTATGTGAAGACCTCGGGCGTCTACGAGACCTCGCGCGTCGGAGCACCCGGTTACGACGATGTCGCCGCGCTCGCCCGCGCGCTGATCGCCCATGCGCCCGAGCGCTGCCTGTTCGCCACCAACTGGCCGCACCCGTCCAAGCCCGGCAATCCGCCGGACGACGCGGCGCTGGTCGACCTGTTCCGCGACTGGTGCGGCAGTGAGGCCCTTGCCGCTAAAATCATGACAGACAATGCGGCGGCGCTGTATGGCTTCCCCGCAGTACCGCCCGAGCAGGAACGCCTCCCGTGA
- a CDS encoding NAD(P)-dependent oxidoreductase, with translation MKPMRVLLTHNRDLLKHFYGYRAVEALKALPIELVMNDSHEPLSGDTLVKAAEGCEVVISDRLAAGPREVMQRLKDVRLFTRCAVDMRNIDVDAASEAGILVCNCSSGYADAVAEHTLALMLDLARNITRDAERYHAGDASHPMVFGRQMAGAHVGVIGYGSIGRRIVELALAFKMKVTVYDPYARFDNGAVIPVGLDEVLSQPDFVVCAAYATPETERMMNAEAFGKMRRDAFFINISRGILVDEDALEAALTSGTIAGAGLDVGDGRDQQPSLRLARLPNVVATPHSAALMIEPSEFQAMETVEQVKAMLEGRLPIHAKNPHRIPNWRSR, from the coding sequence ATGAAACCTATGCGTGTACTGCTCACCCATAACCGCGACCTGCTCAAACATTTCTACGGCTACAGGGCCGTCGAGGCCCTGAAGGCACTGCCGATCGAGCTGGTGATGAACGACAGTCATGAGCCCCTGTCGGGAGACACCCTCGTGAAGGCGGCGGAGGGCTGCGAGGTGGTCATTTCAGACCGCCTCGCAGCCGGCCCGCGCGAGGTGATGCAGCGGCTGAAAGATGTGAGGCTGTTCACCCGCTGCGCCGTCGACATGCGCAATATCGATGTGGACGCGGCGTCCGAGGCCGGCATCCTCGTCTGCAACTGCTCGTCCGGCTATGCCGACGCGGTGGCCGAGCACACGCTGGCCCTGATGCTCGATCTCGCCCGCAACATCACGCGAGATGCCGAGCGCTATCATGCCGGCGACGCCTCCCATCCCATGGTGTTCGGCCGGCAGATGGCCGGCGCCCATGTCGGCGTCATCGGCTATGGCTCGATCGGCCGGCGCATCGTCGAGCTGGCGCTGGCCTTCAAGATGAAGGTGACGGTCTACGACCCCTATGCGCGCTTCGACAATGGCGCGGTCATCCCGGTCGGCCTCGACGAGGTGCTGTCCCAGCCGGATTTCGTCGTCTGCGCCGCCTATGCGACGCCGGAAACGGAGCGGATGATGAATGCGGAGGCTTTCGGCAAGATGCGGCGCGACGCCTTCTTCATCAACATCTCGCGCGGCATTCTGGTGGATGAGGACGCGCTGGAGGCAGCGCTCACCTCGGGCACCATCGCCGGCGCCGGGCTCGATGTCGGCGACGGGCGCGACCAGCAGCCCTCGCTGCGCCTCGCCCGCCTGCCCAATGTGGTCGCCACGCCGCATTCGGCGGCGCTGATGATCGAGCCCTCGGAATTCCAGGCGATGGAGACGGTGGAGCAGGTGAAAGCGATGCTGGAAGGCCGGCTGCCGATCCACGCCAAGAACCCGCATCGCATCCCGAACTGGCGGTCGCGATGA